A single genomic interval of Perca fluviatilis chromosome 19, GENO_Pfluv_1.0, whole genome shotgun sequence harbors:
- the klhl31 gene encoding kelch-like protein 31, with translation MAPKKNKAMKKNKGDINEMTIMVEDSPINKINGLNTLLEGGNGFNCISTEVNDSAYAPNLLEGLSSMRQDSFLCDLTVATKSKSFDVHKVVMASCSEYIRNILKKDSCLHKIDLNDLSPVGLATAITYAYSGKLTLSLYSIGSTIAAAILLQIGTLVKMCSDFLMQELSVENCMYVANIADAYDLKDTKEAAQKFMRENFIEFSEMEQFLKLTYEQISDFLSDDSLHLPSEVTAFQIAMKWLDFDEKRLKYAADLLTLIRFGTISAQDLVNHVQTAPRMMQDPECHRLLVDAMNYHLLPYQQNILQSRRTKVRGGLKVILTVGGRPALTEKSLSKEVLYRDEDNVWNRLTEMPAKSFNQCVAVLDGFLYVAGGEDQNDARNQAKHAVSNFCRYDPRFNSWIHMSNMIQRRTHFSLNIFNGLLFAVGGRNGDGVQASVECYVPSSNQWQMKAPMEVPRCCHGSSLIDGKILVSGGYINNAYSRAVCAYDPSTDTWQDKSSLSTPRGWHCAATVGERAYVIGGSQLGGRGERVDVLAVESYNPHNGQWSYCTPLHTGVSTAGISILNNKIYLLGGWNEGEKKYKKCIQVFNPDLNEWTEDDELPEATVGISCCVVTIPMRKTRESRASSVSSAPVSI, from the exons ATGGCACCAAAAAAGAATAAGGCGATGAAAAAGAATAAAGGCGACATTAATGAAATGACCATAATGGTCGAGGACAGTCCAATCAACAAGATCAATGGGCTTAACACTCTGTTGGAAGGAGGAAACGGCTTCAACTGCATTTCAACTGAAGTTAATGATTCTGCGTATGCCCCAAACCTCTTGGAGGGTTTGAGCAGCATGAGGCAGGACAGTTTCCTCTGCGATCTAACAGTCGCCACCAAGTCAAAGTCATTTGATGTCCACAAGGTTGTCATGGCCTCCTGCAGTGAGTACATTCGAAACATCTTGAAGAAGGATTCGTGCCTACATAAGATCGACCTGAACGATCTCTCACCCGTCGGCCTTGCCACAGCCATTACATATGCATACTCAGGAAAGCTGACCCTGTCGCTGTACAGCATTGGCAGCACCATCGCTGCAGCCATACTGCTGCAGATTGGTACCTTAGTGAAGATGTGCAGTGATTTCCTCATGCAGGAGCTCAGCGTGGAGAACTGCATGTATGTGGCCAACATCGCTGATGCCTATGACCTCAAAGACACCAAAGAGGCGGCTCAGAAGTTCATGCGGGAGAACTTCATCGAGTTTTCTGAGATGGAGCAGTTCCTGAAGCTCACCTATGAGCAGATCAGTGATTTCCTCTCAGATGATTCCCTGCATCTTCCTTCCGAGGTCACAGCCTTCCAGATAGCCATGAAGTGGTTGGACTTTGACGAGAAGAGGTTGAAGTACGCGGCAGATCTCCTAACTCTCATCCGCTTCGGCACTATCTCCGCCCAAGACCTGGTGAATCATGTCCAGACTGCGCCCAGAATGATGCAAGACCCTGAGTGCCACCGTCTCCTTGTTGATGCCATGAATTACCATCTGCTGCCATACCAACAAAACATCCTCCAGTCACGCAGAACAAAAGTGCGCGGTGGCCTCAAGGTGATATTAACAGTTGGTGGTCGCCCTGCTTTGACAGAGAAATCTCTCAGCAAAGAAGTTCTCTACAGGGATGAAGATAACGTGTGGAATAGGTTGACTGAAATGCCAGCAAAGAGCTTCAATCAGTGTGTGGCAGTCTTGGATGGCTTCCTGTATGTGGCAGGTGGTGAGGATCAGAATGATGCAAGAAACCAGGCTAAACATGCCGTTAGCAACTTCTGCAG ATATGACCCACGCTTCAACAGTTGGATTCACATGAGCAACATGATCCAGAGGCGCACACACTTCAGCCTCAACATTTTCAATGGCCTCCTGTTTGCCGTCGGAGGGCGAAACGGTGATGGTGTTCAGGCCTCTGTGGAGTGCTATGTGCCCTCCTCCAACCAGTGGCAGATGAAAGCTCCCATGGAGGTGCCCCGCTGCTGTCACGGCAGCTCCCTCATCGATGGCAAGATCCTTGTATCCGGAGGTTACATCAACAACGCCTACTCCAGGGCTGTGTGTGCGTATGACCCCTCCACTGACACCTGgcaggataaaagcagtctgaGCACACCTCGAGGATGGCACTGCGCTGCCACCGTGGGAGAAAGAGCCTACGTCATCGGTGGCAGTCAGTTGGGAGGTCGTGGGGAGAGGGTGGATGTCCTCGCCGTAGAGTCTTACAACCCTCACAACGGGCAGTGGAGCTACTGCACGCCTCTCCACACAGGTGTGAGCACGGCTGGTATTTCCATTTTGAACAACAAGATCTATCTCCTGGGAGGCTGGAACGAGGGCGAGAAGAAGTACAAGAAATGCATTCAGGTTTTCAACCCTGACCTCAATGAATGGACTGAGGATGATGAATTGCCAGAAGCTACAGTCGGCATTTCATGCTGTGTTGTCACCATACCCATGCGGAAAACACGGGAGTCCAGAGCCAGTTCAGTGTCTTCTGCACCAGTCAGTATATAA
- the eloal gene encoding elongin A, like isoform X1, whose protein sequence is MASRSDVVKKVMRFKLQLTDTAQSATVVKILQKLKDLDITLDILSETGIGKTVNSLRRHEQAGELAKSLVRGWKRLVPKESTSYKEDASESVSIKDKQDKQNCPNNGSLTMDDSNNNGLASHGKRDSTDEALFKTGSRKADSEKQCEEQKKHKYQNEKQEKSQQENQDICKNDVSKKNTEMDQEDQMDSSFVSKKKKGDESNSKLGDTDTFLGNKNSGDSHQKSCSFSMEKLKSSSDSGRTGSEKESNRKLKESLKESKESFSFESSDKHSEKLKRTNVKDDQSSEISRSSEPQNAKRKRTSKEKHGTVKYKQESEKNKKAKIKHKDKRGGAQRSPEEPSLSFESYLNYDVNVFKRKERSGAKKPPNAIKTVKEEVKLYPGMKPFRSPVRSINVTSPTQKFKESVLELLPFTIPLPAVLPECEKPFGVEYFERKVEKESDFCDVSEESVGFTGQRLNKKMQVYSGAKTVFLPTMMSLHQQCIRTLQNNINLLYETGGVPFEILEPVLERCTPEQLLRIEEYNPIYIGETDHLWGKHCQRDFKDSKLQEYESWKEMYVRLSEERERKLKRLTKSIVSAHSSKPKGRQVKMAFIHTVAKPPRDVRIQQEIHGTAVQQPPLRCSVKVQDNRPRPSCNEPSRSSSTSSGATNTQDPRKKTRVAPMMAKSLKAFKKQLGRR, encoded by the exons ATGGCCAGCAGATCTGATGTGGTGAAGAAAGTCATGCGGTTCAAACTTCAGCTGACGGACACAGCACAGTCTGCTACG GTTGTAAAGATTTTGCAGAAACTCAAGGATCTGGATATCACATTAGACATTCTTTCT GAAACTGgaattggcaaaacagttaactCCTTGCGCAGACATGAACAGGCTGGAGAATTGGCCAAGTCACTAGTTAGGGGCTGGAAAAGATTGGTCCCTAAGGAATCCACAAG CTACAAAGAGGATGCATCAGAGAGTGTGTCTATTAAAGACAAACAGGATAAACAAAACTGTCCAAATAATGGAAGTTTGACCATGGACGATTCGAACAATAATGGCTTAGCATCTCATGGTAAGAGAGATTCTACAGACGAGGCCCTCTTCAAAACAGGGAGTAGGAAAGCCGATTCAGAGAAACAATGTGAAgagcagaaaaaacacaagtaccagaatgaaaaacaagaaaaaagtcAACAAGAAAACCAGGATATCTGTAAGAATGACGTCTCGAAAAAGAACACTGAAATGGACCAAGAGGATCAAATGGACAGCTCATTTGTCTCCAAGAAGAAGAAAGGTGATGAGAGTAACAGCAAATTAGGAGACACCGATACTTTTCTTGGAAACAAAAACTCAGGGGACTCTCATCAGAAATCCTGCTCTTTTTCTATGGAAAAATTGAAAAGCAGCTCTGATAGTGGAAGAACTGGGTCAGAAAAAGAGTCAAATAGGAAACTAAAAGAATCATTAAAAGAAAGCAAAGAATCTTTTTCATTTGAATCTAGTGACAAACACTCAGAAAAGTTGAAGCGCaccaatgtcaaagatgacCAATCTTCAGAAATATCGAGGAGCTCAGAGCCCCAAAACGCAAAAAGGAAAAGAACAAGTAAAGAGAAGCACGGCACTGTAAAATACAAACAAGagtctgaaaaaaataaaaaggccaaAATAAAGCACAAAGACAAGCGAGGTGGAGCCCAGAGGAGCCCAGAGGAGCCCTCCTTGTCTTTTGAATCATACTTGAACTACGACGTAAATGTTTttaagagaaaagagagatcGGGAGCGAAGAAACCTCCCAATGCAATCAAGACTGTAAAAGAGGAAGTAAAACTATATCCTGGCATGAAACCTTTCAGGTCACCTGTGAGGTCTATAAATGTTACCTCTCCAACACAG AAGTTTAAGGAGTCGGTATTGGAACTGCTTCCATTTACTATTCCTTTACCTGCTGTTCTGCCTGAATGTGAAAAGCCATTCGGTGTGGAGTACTTTGAGAGGAAAG TTGAGAAGGAGTCTGATTTCTGTGACGTCTCTGAGGAGTCTGTAGGCTTCACTGGTCAACGACTTAACAAAAAGATGCAAGTGTACTCTGGTGCCAAGACCGTCTTCCTCCCAACCATGATGAGCCTCCACCAACAGTGTATCCGCACACTCCAGAATAATATCAACT TGCTTTATGAAACTGGCGGAGTCCCTTTTGAAATCCTTGAGCCGGTGCTGGAGAGATGTACACCAGAGCAGCTGCTACGCATTGAAGAATACAACCCA ATTTATATTGGAGAGACGGACCACTTATGGGGAAAACATTGTCAGAGGGACTTCAAAGACTCCAAACTTCAGGAGTATGAATCATGGAAAGAGATGTACGTCAGGCTGTCTGAGGAGAGGGAAAGGAAACTCAAAAGACTAACCAAAAGCATTGTCTCGGCACATTCGAGCAAACCCAAAG gtCGGCAGGTGAAGATGGCATTTATTCACACTGTTGCCAAGCCACCGAGGGATGTGCGAATTCAGCAGGAAATTCATGGAACTGCTGTTCAGCAGCCTCCACTCAGGTGCAG CGTCAAGGTTCAGGACAACAGACCAAGACCGAGTTGCAATGAGCCCAGCAGATCCAGCAGCACAAGTTCAGGGGCAACCAATACACAAGACCCTCGCAAAAAAACAA GAGTTGCTCCAATGATGGCAAAGTCCTTAAAGGCATTTAAGAAACAGCTGGGACGCAGATAA
- the eloal gene encoding elongin A, like isoform X2 translates to MASRSDVVKKVMRFKLQLTDTAQSATVVKILQKLKDLDITLDILSETGIGKTVNSLRRHEQAGELAKSLVRGWKRLVPKESTSYKEDASESVSIKDKQDKQNCPNNGSLTMDDSNNNGLASHGKRDSTDEALFKTGSRKADSEKQCEEQKKHKYQNEKQEKSQQENQDICKNDVSKKNTEMDQEDQMDSSFVSKKKKGDESNSKLGDTDTFLGNKNSGDSHQKSCSFSMEKLKSSSDSGRTGSEKESNRKLKESLKESKESFSFESSDKHSEKLKRTNVKDDQSSEISRSSEPQNAKRKRTSKEKHGTVKYKQESEKNKKAKIKHKDKRGGAQRSPEEPSLSFESYLNYDVNVFKRKERSGAKKPPNAIKTVKEEVKLYPGMKPFRSPVRSINVTSPTQFKESVLELLPFTIPLPAVLPECEKPFGVEYFERKVEKESDFCDVSEESVGFTGQRLNKKMQVYSGAKTVFLPTMMSLHQQCIRTLQNNINLLYETGGVPFEILEPVLERCTPEQLLRIEEYNPIYIGETDHLWGKHCQRDFKDSKLQEYESWKEMYVRLSEERERKLKRLTKSIVSAHSSKPKGRQVKMAFIHTVAKPPRDVRIQQEIHGTAVQQPPLRCSVKVQDNRPRPSCNEPSRSSSTSSGATNTQDPRKKTRVAPMMAKSLKAFKKQLGRR, encoded by the exons ATGGCCAGCAGATCTGATGTGGTGAAGAAAGTCATGCGGTTCAAACTTCAGCTGACGGACACAGCACAGTCTGCTACG GTTGTAAAGATTTTGCAGAAACTCAAGGATCTGGATATCACATTAGACATTCTTTCT GAAACTGgaattggcaaaacagttaactCCTTGCGCAGACATGAACAGGCTGGAGAATTGGCCAAGTCACTAGTTAGGGGCTGGAAAAGATTGGTCCCTAAGGAATCCACAAG CTACAAAGAGGATGCATCAGAGAGTGTGTCTATTAAAGACAAACAGGATAAACAAAACTGTCCAAATAATGGAAGTTTGACCATGGACGATTCGAACAATAATGGCTTAGCATCTCATGGTAAGAGAGATTCTACAGACGAGGCCCTCTTCAAAACAGGGAGTAGGAAAGCCGATTCAGAGAAACAATGTGAAgagcagaaaaaacacaagtaccagaatgaaaaacaagaaaaaagtcAACAAGAAAACCAGGATATCTGTAAGAATGACGTCTCGAAAAAGAACACTGAAATGGACCAAGAGGATCAAATGGACAGCTCATTTGTCTCCAAGAAGAAGAAAGGTGATGAGAGTAACAGCAAATTAGGAGACACCGATACTTTTCTTGGAAACAAAAACTCAGGGGACTCTCATCAGAAATCCTGCTCTTTTTCTATGGAAAAATTGAAAAGCAGCTCTGATAGTGGAAGAACTGGGTCAGAAAAAGAGTCAAATAGGAAACTAAAAGAATCATTAAAAGAAAGCAAAGAATCTTTTTCATTTGAATCTAGTGACAAACACTCAGAAAAGTTGAAGCGCaccaatgtcaaagatgacCAATCTTCAGAAATATCGAGGAGCTCAGAGCCCCAAAACGCAAAAAGGAAAAGAACAAGTAAAGAGAAGCACGGCACTGTAAAATACAAACAAGagtctgaaaaaaataaaaaggccaaAATAAAGCACAAAGACAAGCGAGGTGGAGCCCAGAGGAGCCCAGAGGAGCCCTCCTTGTCTTTTGAATCATACTTGAACTACGACGTAAATGTTTttaagagaaaagagagatcGGGAGCGAAGAAACCTCCCAATGCAATCAAGACTGTAAAAGAGGAAGTAAAACTATATCCTGGCATGAAACCTTTCAGGTCACCTGTGAGGTCTATAAATGTTACCTCTCCAACACAG TTTAAGGAGTCGGTATTGGAACTGCTTCCATTTACTATTCCTTTACCTGCTGTTCTGCCTGAATGTGAAAAGCCATTCGGTGTGGAGTACTTTGAGAGGAAAG TTGAGAAGGAGTCTGATTTCTGTGACGTCTCTGAGGAGTCTGTAGGCTTCACTGGTCAACGACTTAACAAAAAGATGCAAGTGTACTCTGGTGCCAAGACCGTCTTCCTCCCAACCATGATGAGCCTCCACCAACAGTGTATCCGCACACTCCAGAATAATATCAACT TGCTTTATGAAACTGGCGGAGTCCCTTTTGAAATCCTTGAGCCGGTGCTGGAGAGATGTACACCAGAGCAGCTGCTACGCATTGAAGAATACAACCCA ATTTATATTGGAGAGACGGACCACTTATGGGGAAAACATTGTCAGAGGGACTTCAAAGACTCCAAACTTCAGGAGTATGAATCATGGAAAGAGATGTACGTCAGGCTGTCTGAGGAGAGGGAAAGGAAACTCAAAAGACTAACCAAAAGCATTGTCTCGGCACATTCGAGCAAACCCAAAG gtCGGCAGGTGAAGATGGCATTTATTCACACTGTTGCCAAGCCACCGAGGGATGTGCGAATTCAGCAGGAAATTCATGGAACTGCTGTTCAGCAGCCTCCACTCAGGTGCAG CGTCAAGGTTCAGGACAACAGACCAAGACCGAGTTGCAATGAGCCCAGCAGATCCAGCAGCACAAGTTCAGGGGCAACCAATACACAAGACCCTCGCAAAAAAACAA GAGTTGCTCCAATGATGGCAAAGTCCTTAAAGGCATTTAAGAAACAGCTGGGACGCAGATAA